A window of Festucalex cinctus isolate MCC-2025b chromosome 6, RoL_Fcin_1.0, whole genome shotgun sequence contains these coding sequences:
- the LOC144021115 gene encoding uncharacterized protein LOC144021115, whose protein sequence is MLVLAYIVDNKELFQQKTFPSTKSYKNMNKSPSKFSFDKDPLIISIRKDCQLFSYACIDHASSRNDLYQRSLDLHSQMNQLVHVTRVNRALEKQIDFKTKLVKELQTALDIKDACDAVVRDDVSNAATQTEEATEDMHEDDDHNITGQVNPPEVLARRSKRPRTNSSMEVTLS, encoded by the exons atgcttgtccttgcatatatagtagacaacaaagagctctttcaacaaaagacatttccatctacaaagtcatacaag aacatgaacaaatcaccaagcaaattctcttttgataaagaccctctaatcatctccatacgcaaagattgccaacttttttcc tatgcatgcattgatcatgcttccagtcgcaacgacttataccagcgcagccttgatcttcattcccaaatgaaccaactagtccatgtgactcgagtcaatcgagcacttgaaaaacagatagacttcaaaaccaagcttgtgaaagaactccagactgcattggatataaaggatgcatgtgatgcagttgtccgtgatg atgtatcaaatgctgccacacagacagaagaagccactgaggacatgcacgaagacgatgatcacaatataacaggacaggttaacccccctgaagttttagcccgcaggtcaaagcgtcctaggactaattcatccatggaggttacattatcctaa